One genomic segment of Microbacterium sp. ProA8 includes these proteins:
- a CDS encoding LLM class flavin-dependent oxidoreductase yields the protein MTRIGAIFNPYTHAPDGFRDAVLAAESAGLPELWIWEDCFRQSAFGTVGAALAWTDALRIGIGIAPMPLRNVAATAMELATIERLFPGRLLPGVGHGVLDWMGQAGARVASPLTLMREYVPALRSLLAGDEVTTAGRYVSLDRVRLDYPPTSPPLVYAAAEGPKTLRLSGEVADGTVLDSGHTAEEYATATAAIREAREVAGRGGSHDVVAYVVTAFGADAEARAIADVGDKPDPAERALWGDPAQVAAGAQRFFDAGVDDVILLPASRGDIADFYRAAADVARLVAADAS from the coding sequence ATGACCCGCATCGGTGCGATCTTCAATCCCTACACGCACGCTCCCGACGGGTTCCGCGACGCGGTGCTCGCCGCCGAGTCCGCGGGCCTGCCCGAACTGTGGATCTGGGAGGACTGCTTCCGGCAGTCCGCGTTCGGCACGGTCGGTGCGGCGCTCGCGTGGACCGACGCCCTGCGCATCGGGATCGGCATCGCGCCCATGCCGCTGCGCAACGTCGCCGCGACCGCCATGGAGCTGGCGACCATCGAGCGGCTCTTCCCCGGCCGGCTGCTGCCCGGCGTCGGGCACGGCGTGCTCGACTGGATGGGGCAGGCGGGTGCGCGGGTGGCGTCGCCGCTGACGCTGATGCGCGAGTACGTCCCGGCGCTGCGGAGCCTGCTCGCGGGCGACGAGGTCACCACCGCCGGGCGCTACGTGTCGCTCGACCGCGTGCGGCTCGATTACCCGCCGACGAGTCCGCCCCTGGTCTACGCGGCGGCCGAAGGCCCGAAGACCCTCCGGTTGAGCGGCGAGGTCGCCGACGGCACGGTGCTCGACAGCGGCCACACCGCCGAGGAGTACGCGACGGCGACCGCCGCGATCCGCGAGGCGCGCGAAGTCGCCGGGCGCGGCGGCAGCCACGACGTGGTCGCCTACGTCGTCACGGCGTTCGGCGCGGATGCCGAGGCGCGGGCGATCGCGGACGTCGGTGACAAGCCCGACCCCGCCGAGCGTGCACTCTGGGGCGATCCGGCGCAGGTCGCGGCCGGCGCGCAGCGGTTCTTCGACGCGGGCGTCGACGACGTGATCCTCCTCCCGGCCTCCCGCGGTGACATCGCCGACTTCTACCGCGCGGCCGCCGACGTGGCGCGCCTGGTTGCGGCGGACGCCTCGTGA
- a CDS encoding DUF72 domain-containing protein, translating to MMARIGTSGWVYPHWRGVLYQGPQSQWLSQYLEVFDAVELNGSFYRWPADARFSAWRERLPDGFQMAVKAPRGLTHARRLRDPDVWISRVTRGLHELDGSRGPLIVQLHPAMERDDARLEHFLAELPEWTRPAIEFRHPSWVDDAVFAMLERHGAAYCVMSGARLPCVLRATAPLVYVRLHGPDPEHLYAGSYSDDDLAWWAERIREWERGGHEVQAYFNNDGEGNAVRNAITLKRMLEA from the coding sequence GTGATGGCGCGCATCGGGACATCCGGCTGGGTCTACCCCCACTGGCGGGGCGTGCTCTATCAGGGGCCCCAGAGCCAGTGGCTCTCGCAGTACCTCGAGGTGTTCGACGCGGTGGAGCTCAACGGCAGCTTCTATCGCTGGCCGGCCGACGCGCGGTTCTCGGCATGGCGCGAACGGCTGCCGGACGGCTTCCAGATGGCCGTCAAGGCGCCCCGCGGCCTCACGCACGCGCGGCGGCTCCGTGATCCCGATGTCTGGATCTCGCGGGTCACGCGAGGACTCCACGAGCTCGACGGCAGCCGCGGGCCGCTGATCGTCCAGCTGCACCCGGCGATGGAGCGCGACGACGCGCGGCTGGAGCACTTCCTGGCGGAGCTCCCGGAGTGGACCCGGCCGGCGATCGAGTTCCGGCATCCGTCGTGGGTGGATGACGCCGTCTTCGCGATGCTCGAGCGCCACGGGGCGGCCTACTGCGTGATGAGCGGTGCGCGGCTGCCCTGCGTCCTGCGCGCCACCGCGCCCCTCGTCTACGTGCGGCTGCACGGCCCCGACCCCGAGCACCTCTACGCGGGCTCGTACTCCGACGACGACCTCGCCTGGTGGGCCGAGCGCATCCGCGAATGGGAGCGCGGCGGGCATGAGGTGCAGGCGTACTTCAACAACGACGGCGAGGGCAATGCCGTCCGCAACGCGATCACGCTGAAACGGATGCTGGAGGCTTGA
- a CDS encoding ATP-dependent Clp protease ATP-binding subunit → MPEDFTPQAGDDGSSFDEFLARYLAGERARAERSIDLSRYLGARTQEMLQRAGKYALDRGQRELDALHVLRILVTEAPARDAVQRIGADPDAIARATEERLPAASAAADVDGAVVTASVQRALFHAFQVARSSGSTYVDPEHLFFALVLAQDTPAGQVLAHAGVTAEALMQGARETVTPGDAASAEAGTDAAASVTPMLDTYGTDLTARAVAGELDPVIGRADEIEQTIEILSRRTKNNPVLVGEAGVGKTAIVEGLAQAIVDGGVPEQLLGKRVVALDLPAMLAGTRYRGDFEERLTKTMDEIAQHKGELIVFIDEVHTVVGAGGAGDGGMDAGNILKPRLARGELHLVGATTLKEYRVIEKDPALERRFQPVRVGEPSVEDAVLILRGLKPAYEEHHGIAYTDEALRAAVELSDRYLTERVLPDKAIDLIDQAGARLRLRLGSKVDVSGLIERLATLEADKNAAVSAEHYEEASRIRDQIAAVQAKLDEATASGAAATRVDAIVGEPEIAAVISRATGIPVNRLTETERERLASLEDELHHRVIGQDDAVVAVAKAVRRNRTGMGDAHRPVGSFLFLGPTGVGKTELAKALAASLFDDESAVIRFDMSEFGERHTVSRLVGAPPGYVGYDEAGQLTERVRRNPYSIVLFDEIEKAHPDVFNLLLQVLDDGRLTDGQGRTVDFRNTVIVMTSNLGSEFLASRGGAIGFLADGGGSTGFGSEKDLRDRVFAKLREAMRPEFLNRIDEIVLFRKLDKPQLQRIVRLLLGASEARLAKREVDLVVTDGAVAWLAEHGYEPEYGARPLRRLIQREVDDRIADLFVTGALVDGGAVTVDAVGDELSVVAEASLPLAA, encoded by the coding sequence ATGCCCGAAGACTTCACTCCCCAGGCCGGCGACGACGGGAGCTCGTTCGACGAGTTCCTGGCGCGCTACCTCGCGGGGGAGCGTGCGCGTGCCGAGCGGTCGATCGACCTCAGCCGCTATCTCGGCGCCCGCACCCAGGAGATGCTGCAGCGTGCCGGCAAGTACGCGCTCGACCGCGGTCAGCGTGAGCTCGACGCCCTGCACGTCCTGCGGATCCTCGTCACCGAGGCTCCCGCCCGCGACGCCGTCCAGCGCATCGGCGCCGATCCCGACGCCATCGCGCGCGCGACCGAGGAGCGCCTCCCCGCAGCCTCTGCCGCCGCCGACGTCGACGGCGCCGTCGTCACCGCGTCGGTGCAGCGCGCGCTGTTCCACGCGTTCCAGGTGGCGCGCTCGTCGGGCTCGACGTACGTCGACCCGGAGCACCTGTTCTTCGCCCTGGTCCTCGCCCAGGACACGCCCGCCGGCCAGGTGCTGGCGCACGCCGGCGTGACGGCCGAGGCGCTCATGCAGGGTGCCCGCGAGACGGTGACGCCGGGCGACGCCGCCTCGGCGGAAGCGGGAACGGATGCCGCGGCATCCGTCACGCCCATGCTCGACACCTACGGCACCGACCTCACGGCACGCGCCGTGGCGGGCGAGCTCGATCCCGTGATCGGCCGCGCCGACGAGATCGAGCAGACCATCGAGATCCTCAGCCGGCGCACCAAGAACAACCCGGTGCTCGTCGGCGAGGCCGGCGTCGGCAAGACGGCCATCGTCGAGGGACTCGCCCAGGCGATCGTCGACGGCGGCGTGCCCGAGCAGCTGCTCGGCAAGCGCGTCGTCGCACTCGACCTTCCCGCGATGCTCGCCGGCACCCGCTACCGCGGCGACTTCGAGGAGCGCCTGACCAAGACGATGGACGAGATCGCCCAGCACAAGGGCGAGCTGATCGTCTTCATCGACGAGGTGCACACCGTGGTGGGCGCCGGCGGCGCCGGTGACGGCGGCATGGATGCCGGAAACATCCTCAAGCCCCGCCTCGCGCGTGGCGAGCTGCACCTGGTGGGCGCGACGACGCTCAAGGAGTACCGCGTCATCGAGAAGGATCCCGCGCTCGAGCGCCGGTTCCAGCCGGTGCGGGTGGGGGAGCCGTCCGTCGAGGACGCCGTGCTCATCCTGCGCGGCCTGAAGCCCGCCTACGAGGAGCACCACGGCATCGCCTACACCGACGAGGCACTCCGTGCCGCCGTCGAGCTCAGCGACCGCTACCTCACCGAGCGGGTGCTGCCTGACAAGGCCATCGACCTCATCGACCAGGCGGGTGCGCGGCTGCGCCTGCGCCTGGGCTCGAAGGTCGACGTGAGCGGGCTCATCGAGCGCCTGGCGACGCTCGAGGCGGACAAGAACGCCGCCGTGTCGGCCGAGCACTACGAGGAGGCCTCGCGCATCCGCGATCAGATCGCCGCGGTGCAGGCCAAGCTCGACGAGGCCACGGCGTCCGGCGCAGCCGCCACGCGTGTCGACGCGATCGTCGGCGAGCCCGAGATCGCGGCCGTCATCAGCCGGGCCACCGGCATCCCGGTCAACCGTCTCACCGAGACGGAGCGCGAGCGGCTGGCGTCCCTGGAGGACGAGCTGCACCACCGCGTCATCGGCCAGGACGATGCCGTCGTCGCGGTCGCGAAGGCCGTTCGCCGCAACCGCACCGGCATGGGCGACGCGCACCGCCCCGTGGGATCGTTCCTGTTCCTCGGCCCGACCGGCGTCGGCAAGACCGAGCTGGCCAAGGCGCTCGCCGCGAGCCTGTTCGACGACGAGAGCGCCGTCATCCGCTTCGACATGAGCGAGTTCGGCGAGCGGCACACGGTGTCGCGCCTGGTCGGCGCCCCTCCGGGATACGTCGGCTACGACGAGGCCGGGCAGCTCACCGAGCGCGTGCGGCGCAACCCGTACTCGATCGTGCTGTTCGACGAGATCGAGAAGGCGCACCCCGACGTGTTCAACCTGCTGCTGCAGGTGCTCGACGACGGGCGCCTCACCGACGGCCAGGGGCGCACGGTCGACTTCCGCAACACCGTGATCGTCATGACGTCGAACCTCGGCTCGGAGTTCCTCGCCTCGCGCGGCGGTGCCATCGGCTTCCTCGCCGACGGCGGCGGCTCGACCGGCTTCGGCTCGGAGAAGGATCTGCGCGACCGCGTGTTCGCCAAGCTCCGCGAGGCGATGCGGCCCGAGTTCCTCAACCGCATCGACGAGATCGTGCTGTTCCGCAAGCTCGACAAGCCGCAGCTGCAGCGCATCGTGCGGCTGCTGCTGGGCGCGTCCGAGGCACGGCTCGCCAAGCGCGAGGTGGACCTCGTCGTCACCGACGGCGCCGTCGCCTGGCTCGCCGAGCACGGGTACGAGCCCGAGTACGGCGCCCGGCCGCTGCGCCGCCTGATCCAGCGCGAGGTCGACGACCGCATCGCCGACCTGTTCGTGACGGGTGCGCTCGTCGACGGCGGCGCCGTGACGGTGGATGCCGTCGGTGATGAGCTGTCGGTGGTCGCCGAGGCGTCGCTGCCTCTCGCCGCGTGA
- a CDS encoding GNAT family N-acetyltransferase produces MDWKIELIFVPVTDVDRAKEFYERIGFHADHDQVPFEGLRFVQMTPPGSACSIAFGTGLGNDLEPGRQNTIQVVVPDADEALAHLRNVGVEARGVDEQGWGRFVQFDDPDGNTWTLQQLPPRD; encoded by the coding sequence ATGGACTGGAAGATCGAGCTCATCTTCGTGCCCGTCACCGACGTCGACCGGGCGAAGGAGTTCTATGAGCGGATCGGATTCCACGCCGACCACGACCAGGTCCCCTTCGAGGGCTTGCGGTTCGTGCAGATGACGCCGCCCGGTTCGGCCTGCTCGATCGCATTCGGCACGGGGCTCGGCAACGACCTCGAGCCGGGTCGCCAGAACACGATCCAGGTCGTCGTCCCCGACGCCGACGAGGCGCTCGCCCACCTGCGGAACGTGGGCGTGGAGGCGCGCGGCGTCGACGAACAGGGCTGGGGCCGGTTCGTGCAGTTCGATGACCCCGACGGCAACACCTGGACGCTGCAGCAGCTCCCGCCGCGCGACTGA
- a CDS encoding DUF3817 domain-containing protein — translation MFRNPHTLFRALAIAEAISWTLLIGGLVLRATTGWALGVTIGGGIHGFVFLSYGATAILVALNNRWRAWPTVVALVSALIPYATIPAELWLQRSGRLAGAWRLEPTDDPRDGAWYDRLMRWFLRRPWVLGALIALAVVALFVVLLILGPPGGRD, via the coding sequence GTGTTCCGCAACCCCCACACCCTCTTCCGTGCGCTCGCGATCGCCGAGGCGATCTCGTGGACGCTCCTCATCGGGGGCCTCGTCCTCCGCGCCACCACCGGCTGGGCCCTCGGCGTCACGATCGGCGGCGGTATCCACGGCTTCGTCTTCCTGTCGTACGGCGCCACGGCGATCCTCGTCGCGCTGAACAACCGCTGGCGCGCGTGGCCCACCGTGGTCGCGCTGGTCAGTGCCCTCATCCCGTACGCCACCATCCCCGCCGAGCTGTGGCTGCAGCGCAGCGGTCGGCTGGCCGGCGCCTGGCGCCTCGAGCCGACCGACGACCCGCGCGACGGCGCCTGGTACGACCGGCTCATGCGGTGGTTCCTGCGGCGCCCGTGGGTGCTCGGCGCGCTCATCGCCCTCGCCGTGGTGGCGCTGTTCGTCGTGCTGCTGATCCTCGGGCCGCCGGGCGGCCGCGACTGA
- a CDS encoding helix-turn-helix domain-containing protein has protein sequence MSERAFSPVISLLTVASVWDGHLGAELRDLGLTTRKYALLAHIEATPGISFSELSRRSQITVQSAHTAVQTLVADGLVEDATKHAGSASDLRVTARGSDVLEAAQQRLAALDAALTRDAPTLAIALQGLHEQPYGADGAPTPR, from the coding sequence ATGTCCGAGCGCGCGTTCAGTCCCGTCATCTCACTGCTGACGGTCGCGAGTGTCTGGGACGGCCACCTCGGTGCAGAGCTGCGCGACCTCGGGCTCACCACCCGCAAGTACGCGCTCCTGGCCCACATCGAGGCGACGCCGGGCATCTCGTTCAGCGAGCTCTCGCGGCGCTCCCAGATCACCGTCCAGTCGGCCCACACCGCCGTGCAGACCCTCGTCGCCGACGGGCTCGTCGAGGACGCCACGAAGCACGCCGGCTCGGCGTCCGACCTGCGGGTCACCGCGCGGGGGAGTGACGTGCTGGAGGCGGCGCAGCAGCGCCTCGCCGCCCTCGACGCCGCCCTCACCCGCGACGCCCCCACCCTGGCGATCGCCCTGCAGGGGTTGCACGAGCAGCCGTACGGCGCGGACGGCGCGCCGACGCCCCGCTGA
- a CDS encoding methyltransferase, whose product MTFSLDGLRRWPDVEAPGLVATDAADRLLLDESAAARAGVEDGELTVIGDGYGALTLGAAADGGRGIRVHQDPLTGERALAANAERFALADAFASLPLGADLVRGARVVLVRLPRSLEALRDIAGLIAAHAEPDVVVFAGGRIKHMTLGMNDVLRESFARLDVSHARQKSRVLVAREPHDGRDPAPLQASHDGIVVCAFGGAFAGSSIDIGTRLLLDHLPADTDQLPRLLHGPGAVIDFACGTGVIAVALALRHPDLRILATDQSAAAVASATATARANGVEERVDVVRDDMLGGQPDGSASFIALNPPFHSGSAVHEGIAPRMFAEAARVLRPGGELWTVWNSGLRYRQALENTVGPTRQIARNAKFTVTASTRH is encoded by the coding sequence GTGACGTTCTCACTCGACGGTCTGCGCCGCTGGCCCGACGTCGAGGCTCCGGGCCTCGTGGCGACGGATGCCGCGGACCGGCTGCTCCTCGACGAATCCGCCGCTGCGCGTGCCGGCGTCGAGGACGGCGAACTCACGGTGATCGGCGACGGCTACGGCGCACTCACCCTCGGTGCGGCGGCGGACGGCGGCCGCGGCATCCGTGTCCATCAGGACCCGCTCACGGGCGAGCGAGCGCTGGCCGCCAACGCCGAGCGGTTCGCGCTCGCCGATGCATTCGCGTCGCTTCCGCTCGGGGCGGATCTGGTGCGTGGCGCACGAGTGGTGCTGGTCCGCCTGCCCCGGTCGCTCGAGGCGCTGCGCGACATCGCGGGACTCATCGCCGCACATGCGGAACCGGACGTCGTCGTCTTCGCCGGCGGGCGCATCAAGCACATGACGCTCGGGATGAACGACGTCCTGCGCGAGAGCTTCGCCAGGCTCGACGTCAGCCATGCGCGGCAGAAGTCCCGCGTCCTCGTGGCGCGCGAGCCCCACGACGGCCGTGATCCCGCGCCTCTCCAGGCGTCCCACGACGGCATCGTGGTGTGCGCCTTCGGCGGAGCGTTCGCGGGGTCGTCGATCGACATCGGCACGCGGCTCCTGCTCGACCATCTGCCGGCCGACACCGACCAGCTGCCCCGGCTCCTCCACGGGCCCGGAGCGGTGATCGACTTCGCGTGCGGCACCGGGGTGATCGCTGTCGCGTTGGCGCTGCGGCATCCCGATCTCCGCATTCTGGCGACGGATCAGTCGGCCGCGGCCGTCGCCTCGGCGACAGCGACGGCGCGGGCGAACGGGGTGGAGGAGCGCGTCGACGTGGTGCGGGATGACATGCTCGGCGGGCAGCCCGACGGCAGCGCGTCGTTCATCGCACTCAATCCGCCGTTCCACTCGGGATCAGCCGTCCACGAGGGCATCGCACCGCGGATGTTCGCCGAGGCCGCGCGCGTGCTGCGTCCCGGCGGGGAGCTGTGGACGGTGTGGAACTCGGGCCTGCGCTACCGGCAGGCGCTCGAGAACACCGTGGGGCCGACCCGGCAGATCGCGCGCAACGCGAAGTTCACCGTGACCGCCTCGACCCGGCACTGA
- the nrdF gene encoding class 1b ribonucleoside-diphosphate reductase subunit beta, which translates to MSEKLQLLDHVQAINWNRIQDDKDLEVWNRLVNNFWLPEKVPLSNDIQSWNTLTPDEQTLTMRVFTGLTLLDTIQGTVGAVSLIPDALTPHEEAVYTNIAFMESVHAKSYSSIFSTLCSTKEIDEAFRWSVENPNLQKKAQIVMEYYRGDEPLKRKVASTLLESFLFYSGFYLPMHWSSRAKLTNTADLIRLIIRDEAVHGYYIGYKFQKGLEKVDEATRNEIKDYTFSLLYELYDNEIQYTQDLYDGVGLTEDVKKFLHYNANKALMNLGYEAMFPSTVTDVNPAILSALSPNADENHDFFSGSGSSYVIGKAEATEDEDWDF; encoded by the coding sequence ATGAGCGAGAAGCTCCAGCTCCTGGACCACGTCCAGGCCATCAACTGGAACCGCATCCAGGACGACAAGGACCTCGAGGTGTGGAACCGCCTCGTGAACAACTTCTGGCTGCCCGAGAAGGTGCCGCTGTCGAACGACATCCAGTCGTGGAACACGCTGACGCCCGACGAGCAGACACTCACGATGCGGGTGTTCACGGGTCTGACCCTGCTCGACACGATCCAGGGCACGGTGGGCGCGGTCTCGCTCATCCCCGACGCGCTGACGCCGCACGAGGAGGCCGTCTACACGAACATCGCGTTCATGGAGTCGGTGCACGCGAAGTCGTACTCGTCGATCTTCTCGACGCTGTGCTCGACGAAGGAGATCGACGAGGCGTTCCGCTGGTCGGTCGAGAATCCGAACCTTCAGAAGAAGGCTCAGATCGTCATGGAGTACTACCGCGGCGACGAGCCCCTCAAGCGCAAGGTCGCATCGACCCTGCTCGAGAGCTTCCTGTTCTACTCGGGCTTCTACCTGCCGATGCACTGGTCCAGCCGCGCGAAGCTCACCAACACGGCCGACCTCATCCGCCTCATCATCCGCGATGAGGCCGTCCACGGCTACTACATCGGCTACAAGTTCCAGAAGGGCCTCGAGAAGGTCGACGAGGCCACGCGCAACGAGATCAAGGACTACACGTTCTCGCTGCTGTACGAGCTCTACGACAACGAGATCCAGTACACGCAGGACCTCTACGACGGCGTCGGCCTGACCGAGGACGTCAAGAAGTTCCTGCACTACAACGCCAACAAGGCCCTCATGAACCTGGGCTATGAGGCGATGTTCCCCTCGACCGTCACCGACGTGAACCCGGCGATCCTGTCGGCCCTGTCACCGAACGCCGACGAGAACCACGACTTCTTCTCGGGGTCGGGCTCGTCGTACGTCATCGGCAAGGCCGAGGCCACCGAAGACGAGGACTGGGACTTTTGA
- the nrdE gene encoding class 1b ribonucleoside-diphosphate reductase subunit alpha, protein MVGTLTQTDFKTEARFEGMDYHALNAMLNLYDADGKIQFGADKRAAREYFLQHVNQNTVFFHSLKERLDYLVEKEYYEGAVLEKYSFEYIQKLNDLAYSKKFRFETFLGAFKYYTSYTLKTFDGKRYLERFEDRVVMTALALADGDEKLATALVEEIISGRFQPATPTFLNAGKAQRGELVSCFLLRIEDNMESIARGINSALQLSKRGGGVALLLSNIRESGAPIKQIENQSSGIIPVMKLLEDSFSYANQLGARQGAGAVYLSAHHPDILRFLDTKRENADEKIRIKTLSLGVVIPDITFELAKNGEDMYLFSPYDVERVYGVPFGDISVTEKYREMVDDPRIKKTKINAREFFQTLAEIQFESGYPYIMFEDTVNKANPIKGRINMSNLCSEILQVNTPTTFNEDLSYAQIGKDISCNLGSLNIALAMDGGDLAQTVDTSIRALTAVSDQSHIRSVRSIEDGNDRSHAIGLGQMNLHGYLAREHVYYGSEEGVDFTNIYFYSILFHALRASNKIAIERGETFDGFADSTYASGEFFDKYIEQEWVPATDKVKEMFAGHHIPTQDDWRELKASIQQHGIYNQNLQAVPPTGSISYINNSTSSIHPIAAKVEIRKEGKLGRVYYPAAFMTNDNLEYYQDAYEIGYEKVIDTYAAATQHVDQGLSLTLFFKDTATTRDINKAQIYAWRKGIKTIYYIRLRQMALEGTDMSECVSCTL, encoded by the coding sequence ATGGTGGGAACTCTGACGCAGACCGACTTCAAGACGGAGGCACGCTTCGAGGGCATGGATTATCACGCCCTCAACGCGATGCTCAACCTCTATGACGCCGACGGCAAGATCCAGTTCGGGGCCGACAAGCGTGCGGCGCGGGAGTACTTCCTGCAGCACGTGAACCAGAACACGGTGTTCTTCCACTCCCTCAAGGAGCGCTTGGACTACCTGGTCGAGAAGGAGTACTACGAGGGCGCTGTGCTGGAGAAGTACTCGTTCGAGTACATCCAGAAGCTCAACGACCTGGCGTACTCGAAGAAGTTCCGGTTCGAGACGTTCCTCGGGGCGTTCAAGTACTACACGAGCTACACGCTGAAGACGTTCGACGGCAAGCGGTACCTCGAGCGCTTCGAGGACCGCGTCGTGATGACGGCGCTCGCGCTGGCGGACGGTGACGAGAAGCTCGCCACCGCCCTCGTCGAGGAGATCATCTCGGGTCGGTTCCAGCCGGCGACGCCCACCTTCCTCAACGCCGGCAAGGCGCAGCGCGGAGAGCTGGTGTCGTGCTTCCTGCTGCGCATCGAAGACAACATGGAGTCGATCGCCCGCGGCATCAACTCCGCGCTGCAGCTGTCCAAGCGCGGCGGCGGCGTGGCGCTGCTGCTGTCGAACATCCGCGAGTCGGGTGCGCCGATCAAGCAGATCGAGAACCAGTCGAGCGGCATCATCCCCGTGATGAAGCTCCTCGAAGACTCATTCTCGTACGCCAACCAGCTGGGTGCGCGTCAGGGCGCCGGCGCGGTCTACCTCAGCGCGCACCACCCCGACATCCTGCGCTTCCTCGACACCAAGCGTGAGAACGCCGACGAGAAGATCCGCATCAAGACGCTGTCGCTCGGCGTCGTCATCCCCGACATCACGTTCGAGCTCGCCAAGAACGGCGAGGACATGTACCTGTTCTCGCCGTACGACGTCGAGCGTGTCTACGGCGTGCCGTTCGGCGACATCTCGGTGACCGAGAAGTACCGCGAGATGGTCGACGACCCGCGCATCAAGAAGACCAAGATCAACGCGCGCGAGTTCTTCCAGACCCTCGCCGAGATCCAGTTCGAGTCGGGCTACCCGTACATCATGTTCGAGGACACGGTGAACAAGGCCAACCCGATCAAGGGCCGGATCAACATGTCCAACCTGTGCTCCGAGATCCTCCAGGTGAACACGCCCACCACGTTCAACGAGGACCTCTCCTACGCCCAGATCGGCAAGGACATCTCGTGCAACCTGGGATCGCTCAACATCGCGCTGGCGATGGACGGCGGTGACCTGGCGCAGACCGTGGACACCAGCATCCGTGCCCTCACCGCGGTGAGCGACCAGAGCCACATCCGCTCGGTGCGCTCGATCGAGGACGGCAACGACCGCTCGCACGCCATCGGCCTCGGCCAGATGAACCTGCACGGCTACCTCGCCCGCGAGCACGTCTACTACGGGTCGGAAGAGGGTGTCGACTTCACGAACATCTACTTCTACTCGATCCTGTTCCACGCGCTGCGCGCGTCGAACAAGATCGCCATCGAGCGCGGCGAGACGTTCGACGGGTTCGCCGACTCGACCTACGCGTCGGGCGAGTTCTTCGACAAGTACATCGAGCAGGAGTGGGTGCCCGCGACCGACAAGGTCAAGGAGATGTTCGCCGGTCACCACATCCCCACGCAGGACGACTGGCGCGAGCTGAAGGCCTCGATCCAGCAGCACGGCATCTACAACCAGAACCTGCAGGCGGTGCCGCCGACCGGCTCGATCTCGTACATCAACAACTCGACGAGCTCGATCCACCCGATCGCGGCGAAGGTCGAGATCCGCAAGGAAGGCAAGCTCGGCCGCGTCTACTACCCGGCGGCGTTCATGACGAACGACAACCTGGAGTACTACCAGGACGCCTACGAGATCGGCTACGAGAAGGTCATCGACACGTACGCCGCGGCCACCCAGCACGTCGACCAGGGCCTGTCGCTCACGCTGTTCTTCAAGGACACCGCGACCACGCGCGACATCAACAAGGCTCAGATCTACGCCTGGCGCAAGGGCATCAAGACGATCTACTACATCCGCCTGCGTCAGATGGCACTGGAGGGCACGGACATGTCCGAATGCGTCTCCTGCACGCTGTGA
- the nrdI gene encoding class Ib ribonucleoside-diphosphate reductase assembly flavoprotein NrdI, which produces MGVVATQAPLLVYFSSVSGNTARFIEKLGARALRIPLHATDPALVVDEPYVLVTPTYGGGQGRGVEKGAVPKQVIRFLNDERNRRLIRGVISAGNTNFGEHFCLAGDIISRKCHVPHLYRLEVFGTPEDVERVNAGLERWWEL; this is translated from the coding sequence ATGGGTGTCGTAGCAACGCAGGCACCGCTGCTGGTCTACTTCTCGAGCGTGTCGGGCAACACCGCGCGCTTCATCGAGAAGCTCGGAGCCCGCGCGCTCCGGATCCCGCTGCATGCGACCGATCCGGCGCTCGTCGTCGACGAGCCGTACGTCCTCGTGACACCGACCTATGGCGGAGGCCAGGGGCGCGGCGTCGAGAAGGGCGCCGTTCCCAAGCAGGTGATCCGGTTCCTCAACGATGAGCGCAACCGGCGCCTCATCCGCGGAGTGATCTCCGCGGGGAACACCAACTTCGGCGAGCACTTCTGTCTCGCCGGCGACATCATCAGCCGCAAGTGCCACGTGCCGCACTTGTACCGGCTCGAAGTATTCGGCACGCCTGAAGATGTGGAACGCGTGAACGCGGGATTGGAACGATGGTGGGAACTCTGA
- the nrdH gene encoding glutaredoxin-like protein NrdH, translating into MAITVYTKPACVQCTATYRALDSKGIEYEIHDLSEDPSALEQVKALGYLQAPVVITDEDHWSGFRPDKIDELAARLA; encoded by the coding sequence ATGGCCATCACGGTTTACACGAAGCCCGCGTGCGTGCAGTGCACGGCGACGTATCGAGCACTCGATTCCAAGGGGATCGAGTACGAAATCCACGATCTCTCCGAGGACCCGTCGGCCCTCGAGCAGGTCAAGGCGCTGGGGTACCTCCAGGCGCCGGTCGTCATCACGGATGAAGACCACTGGTCGGGCTTTCGTCCCGACAAGATCGACGAACTCGCAGCCCGGCTCGCGTAG